The proteins below come from a single Limosilactobacillus reuteri genomic window:
- a CDS encoding LysM peptidoglycan-binding domain-containing protein yields the protein MRNQFIDVSSYQPDTVAFFQAAKAQGALGVVVKLTEGSEDGSAYVNPRAAAQIRNALAVGLRVSCYHFARYTSVADAQNEARFFVKIAKQFGMYDDTLMIDDAEVHSAADYQSASLAFLQEVEALGYKNTGIYSMKSFFTGGILNSHGFDSRKIWIAGYGVTELGIDNASAWQYSDHNIMGIDTSYDFDGAFTTDSVSGNVPQVVIPEPKPVQHVGHPASGTYIVQPGDTLSGIAEKYGTTYQNLAAINGIGNPNMINVGQVLKVTGKASKENTYFVQSGDTLSGIATKFGTTVSDLVSRNHIANPNVIYVGQKLYLAGNGQSNAYTVQAGDTLSGIAAKFGKTWQALAQKNRIANPNVIYVGQTIQI from the coding sequence ATGCGTAATCAATTTATCGATGTTTCAAGTTACCAACCAGATACTGTTGCCTTTTTCCAAGCTGCGAAAGCTCAGGGAGCACTAGGGGTCGTTGTTAAGTTAACGGAAGGGTCTGAAGATGGTTCGGCTTATGTTAACCCACGTGCGGCCGCTCAAATTCGTAATGCCTTAGCGGTTGGCTTGCGCGTTTCATGTTACCACTTTGCTCGTTATACATCAGTGGCCGATGCACAAAATGAAGCGCGGTTCTTCGTTAAGATCGCTAAGCAGTTCGGTATGTACGACGATACTCTGATGATTGATGATGCGGAAGTTCATTCGGCAGCAGATTATCAATCAGCATCCTTAGCCTTCCTCCAAGAAGTAGAAGCGCTCGGTTACAAGAATACCGGGATTTACTCCATGAAGTCCTTCTTCACTGGTGGCATTCTTAATTCACATGGCTTTGATTCCCGGAAGATTTGGATTGCCGGCTATGGTGTGACTGAACTAGGGATTGATAATGCAAGTGCTTGGCAATATTCCGATCATAACATCATGGGAATTGATACCAGTTATGACTTTGATGGAGCATTTACGACTGATTCAGTATCAGGCAATGTTCCGCAAGTTGTTATTCCAGAACCTAAGCCGGTGCAACACGTCGGCCATCCAGCAAGCGGAACCTACATTGTCCAACCAGGTGATACGTTGAGTGGGATTGCAGAAAAATACGGAACCACTTACCAGAACCTCGCAGCAATCAATGGTATTGGAAATCCAAACATGATCAATGTTGGTCAAGTCCTCAAAGTCACCGGAAAAGCATCAAAAGAAAATACTTACTTTGTTCAATCGGGCGATACGTTATCCGGAATCGCCACCAAATTCGGTACCACTGTTTCAGACCTCGTAAGCCGTAATCACATTGCTAACCCGAATGTAATTTATGTTGGTCAAAAACTCTACTTAGCCGGTAACGGACAATCCAATGCTTACACTGTCCAAGCAGGGGACACCTTAAGCGGAATTGCAGCTAAGTTTGGCAAGACCTGGCAAGCACTCGCGCAGAAGAACAGGATTGCAAATCCTAACGTAATTTATGTTGGTCAGACAATCCAAATTTAA
- a CDS encoding phage holin, LLH family → MNVISEIPSYLITVTASVAFFIALKLMQNFIHAKVIHAKTETSRAAWSCAAQLADNAVASLVGKDMAGHEKFRQATDIVQQALKQQGIKNIDLNAIETLVQSAYEKSSLTPTVDPTSQQEQPTKPATIPAGQAPAIDPMKGEK, encoded by the coding sequence ATGAACGTTATTAGCGAAATCCCATCATATTTAATTACGGTTACCGCTTCGGTAGCCTTTTTTATTGCCCTGAAACTAATGCAAAACTTTATTCATGCCAAGGTTATCCATGCTAAAACCGAAACCTCCCGCGCCGCTTGGTCTTGTGCAGCTCAACTTGCAGATAACGCGGTTGCTTCTTTAGTCGGCAAAGACATGGCCGGTCACGAGAAGTTCCGACAAGCAACCGATATTGTCCAACAGGCACTCAAACAACAAGGTATCAAGAATATCGACCTTAATGCCATCGAGACCCTTGTTCAATCAGCTTATGAAAAGTCCTCATTGACACCAACCGTTGATCCGACATCACAACAAGAACAACCAACTAAACCTGCTACTATTCCAGCCGGCCAAGCACCAGCAATTGATCCAATGAAAGGGGAAAAATAA